In one Paraburkholderia azotifigens genomic region, the following are encoded:
- a CDS encoding LacI family DNA-binding transcriptional regulator, which yields MSDVAALAGVSKMTVSRVLAGRGVAPATRERVQHAIDELGYVADAAAGALSSGRSAFAAVLVPSLASSNFSDTVRGLTAALEPHGLQLLIGDTDYDLEREERLVRSMLRHQPRCIALTGAQHTPATRELLVRAGVPVVEMWDLPASPIDAAVGFSNAKAAREMVRYLAERGYRRIGFIGGASELDRRGLERLKGYSQEVKARGMSERVVRLGDSPITMSHGAPALDALLQQWPDTDAVLCVSDMSAFGAIMQCHRRGLSVPGDIAVAGFGNFEVAACCTPAITTISVDAYGIGKRTGETLLAALAENDGASRHATPSRRSVKIDYTVIARESA from the coding sequence ATGTCCGACGTCGCGGCGCTCGCGGGTGTGTCGAAGATGACGGTGTCGCGCGTGCTGGCGGGGCGCGGCGTCGCGCCCGCCACGCGCGAGCGCGTGCAGCATGCGATCGACGAACTCGGCTATGTCGCGGACGCGGCGGCGGGCGCGCTGTCCTCGGGGCGCTCGGCGTTCGCCGCCGTGCTGGTGCCGTCGCTTGCCAGTTCCAATTTCTCCGACACCGTGCGCGGACTCACGGCCGCGCTGGAGCCGCACGGCCTGCAATTGCTGATCGGCGATACCGACTACGACCTCGAGCGCGAAGAGCGGCTCGTGCGTTCGATGCTGCGCCATCAGCCGCGCTGCATCGCGTTGACGGGCGCGCAGCACACGCCCGCGACGCGCGAGCTGCTGGTGCGCGCGGGCGTGCCCGTCGTCGAGATGTGGGATCTGCCCGCATCGCCTATCGATGCGGCTGTCGGGTTTTCTAACGCGAAAGCGGCACGCGAGATGGTGCGTTATCTGGCCGAACGCGGCTATCGGCGCATCGGTTTTATCGGCGGCGCGAGCGAACTCGACCGGCGCGGTCTCGAGCGGCTCAAGGGCTATTCGCAGGAGGTGAAAGCGCGGGGCATGAGCGAACGCGTCGTGCGTCTGGGCGACTCGCCCATCACGATGAGCCACGGCGCGCCCGCGCTCGATGCGTTGCTGCAGCAATGGCCCGACACGGACGCCGTTCTGTGCGTGAGCGACATGTCCGCGTTCGGCGCGATCATGCAGTGCCATCGGCGCGGTCTCTCCGTGCCGGGCGACATTGCCGTCGCGGGTTTCGGCAACTTCGAAGTCGCCGCGTGCTGCACGCCCGCCATCACGACGATTTCCGTCGATGCCTATGGCATCGGCAAGCGTACGGGCGAAACGCTGCTGGCCGCGCTGGCGGAAAACGACGGCGCATCACGCCATGCAACGCCGTCGCGCAGGAGCGTGAAAATCGACTACACGGTCATCGCGCGCGAAAGCGCCTGA
- the cobA gene encoding uroporphyrinogen-III C-methyltransferase → MNTGKVTLVSAGPGDLDLLTFRAAKAIAAGDVLLIDDLVNDDIATLKAAHARVVRVGKRGGCKSTPQAFIQRLMRRYALQGKHVVRIKGGDALLFGRAGEEIADLRHAGIEVEIVNGISSGFAAAAGLGVSLTHRDHCQGVIFVTAHLRDGTEPDWATLAATGMTLAIYMGASRIDSISEALGKTLAAGTPAAVVQWAGTSREKRLVATLGDIAACAAAHDIASPAVILIGGAMGEAMEAVSARSEPAMRRLSA, encoded by the coding sequence ATGAACACGGGCAAAGTCACACTCGTCAGCGCAGGACCAGGCGACCTCGATCTGCTGACCTTCCGGGCGGCCAAGGCCATTGCGGCGGGCGACGTGCTGCTGATCGACGACCTCGTGAACGACGACATCGCGACGCTGAAGGCCGCGCACGCGCGCGTTGTCAGGGTCGGCAAACGCGGCGGCTGCAAATCGACGCCGCAAGCGTTCATCCAGCGCCTGATGCGCCGCTATGCACTGCAAGGCAAGCACGTTGTGCGCATCAAGGGCGGCGACGCGCTGCTATTCGGGCGCGCCGGCGAAGAAATCGCGGATCTGCGACACGCGGGCATCGAGGTCGAGATCGTCAACGGCATTTCGTCCGGCTTTGCGGCGGCGGCGGGGCTCGGCGTATCGCTCACGCATCGCGATCACTGCCAGGGCGTGATCTTCGTGACGGCCCATCTGCGCGACGGCACCGAGCCCGACTGGGCAACGCTCGCGGCCACGGGCATGACGCTCGCGATCTACATGGGTGCGAGCCGCATCGACAGCATCAGCGAGGCACTAGGCAAGACGCTCGCAGCCGGTACGCCCGCCGCCGTCGTGCAGTGGGCGGGCACGTCGCGCGAAAAACGGCTGGTCGCGACGCTCGGCGACATCGCAGCCTGCGCCGCTGCGCACGACATTGCCAGCCCGGCCGTGATTCTGATTGGCGGGGCGATGGGCGAAGCCATGGAGGCCGTCTCCGCGCGCAGCGAACCGGCGATGCGCAGGCTGAGCGCCTGA
- a CDS encoding methyltransferase regulatory domain-containing protein, which produces MDVNTQTNEIQQNYDDYPYYSFPYEHSAPEHLAAVAHVFGLSAPDPRGARVLELGCAAGGNLIPFAVRNPDARAVGVDLSGVQVQEGRKRVKRLKLKNVELRQQDLLTLGEVDGKFDYIICHGVYSWVPADVQQAILRVCRENLSADGIAYIGYKTYPGWKSREIVRDAMLLRARGLTGGRERLAYGRGMIDFLRQHASKDSVLARAVERDHPLISNGDTGMSAYVAHDYLAPANAPCYLQDFAGRAGEQGLAYLGDAILPSMFAFNYGDEIGRLLMEECGHSQVAIEQYLDFVSDRSFRTSLLVHGERARGIAYHVGHERLRGLHVAASLTCANGEVRPDDSPQQFNADNGNPIVLDDAVAKAAAVALGEAWPFTMSFDALKRDVLTRLNTASTRDAAAFDVCLDRFVNALVVRGFGRFRLQPVTRSAGNPAVPAAMRNYPALLPEGQLAHTVNPWHQPVQLDEAAQFLLHYIDGARTRKDLLGMLWKAVQDGTLTIAPPTPEGGDGKSRAVVAQKLEQVLAQLCA; this is translated from the coding sequence ATGGACGTCAACACGCAAACGAACGAGATCCAGCAGAACTACGACGACTACCCTTACTACTCGTTCCCGTACGAGCACTCCGCGCCGGAACACCTTGCGGCCGTCGCGCACGTGTTCGGCCTGTCCGCGCCGGATCCGCGCGGCGCGCGCGTGCTCGAACTGGGCTGCGCGGCGGGCGGCAATCTGATTCCCTTCGCTGTCCGCAATCCCGATGCGCGCGCGGTCGGCGTCGATCTCTCCGGCGTGCAGGTGCAGGAAGGGCGCAAGCGCGTGAAGCGTTTGAAGCTGAAGAACGTCGAGTTGCGGCAACAGGATCTGCTGACGCTCGGCGAGGTCGACGGCAAGTTCGATTACATCATCTGTCATGGCGTCTATAGCTGGGTGCCGGCCGACGTCCAGCAGGCGATCCTGCGTGTCTGCCGCGAGAACCTGTCGGCGGATGGCATTGCGTATATCGGGTACAAGACGTATCCGGGGTGGAAGTCGCGCGAGATCGTCCGCGACGCGATGCTGTTGCGTGCACGCGGCCTGACGGGCGGCCGCGAGCGTCTCGCGTATGGGCGCGGCATGATCGACTTTCTGCGCCAGCATGCGAGCAAGGACAGCGTGCTCGCGCGCGCGGTCGAGCGCGATCACCCGCTGATCAGCAACGGCGACACGGGCATGTCCGCGTATGTCGCGCACGACTATCTGGCGCCTGCCAACGCGCCGTGTTACCTGCAGGACTTCGCCGGTCGCGCCGGCGAACAGGGGCTCGCGTATCTCGGCGACGCCATTCTGCCTTCGATGTTCGCGTTCAACTACGGCGACGAAATCGGCCGCCTGCTGATGGAGGAGTGCGGACACAGCCAGGTGGCGATCGAGCAGTATCTGGATTTCGTCAGCGACCGCTCGTTCCGTACGTCGCTGCTCGTGCACGGCGAACGCGCACGAGGCATCGCGTATCACGTCGGACACGAGCGCCTGCGCGGGTTGCATGTCGCGGCCTCGTTGACGTGCGCGAATGGCGAGGTTCGTCCCGACGATTCGCCGCAGCAGTTCAATGCGGACAATGGCAACCCGATCGTACTCGACGACGCCGTCGCCAAGGCCGCCGCTGTCGCGCTTGGCGAAGCATGGCCTTTCACGATGAGTTTCGATGCATTGAAACGCGACGTGCTCACGCGTCTGAACACTGCTTCAACGCGCGACGCAGCCGCCTTCGACGTCTGCCTCGACCGGTTCGTCAACGCGCTGGTCGTGCGCGGATTCGGCCGCTTCCGGCTGCAGCCGGTGACGCGCAGCGCAGGCAATCCGGCCGTGCCCGCCGCCATGCGCAACTATCCTGCGTTGCTGCCCGAAGGCCAGCTCGCGCATACGGTCAATCCGTGGCATCAACCCGTGCAACTCGATGAGGCGGCACAGTTCCTTCTGCACTATATCGACGGCGCCCGCACGCGCAAGGATCTGCTTGGCATGCTGTGGAAAGCGGTGCAGGACGGCACATTGACGATCGCGCCGCCGACGCCCGAAGGCGGCGACGGGAAATCGCGCGCGGTCGTCGCGCAGAAGCTGGAGCAGGTGCTGGCGCAGCTGTGCGCGTGA
- a CDS encoding SMP-30/gluconolactonase/LRE family protein: protein MQTLECVLPAAAALGECPRWDERRAKLWWVDIQAPALHGFDPKTGRDTVIPMPENIGCFSLTEDDGFIAGMRTGIFLLDSKGQVVRKLCANPENPATSRFNDGRCDAHGRFWLGTLDEPKAGNAASLYCYGNGTLTKVDAGLLTSNGMAFSPDYGWCYHSDTPRFTIYRHPYDVDSGEVGPREEWVKFEPTATDRGRPDGASVDSEGYYWAALYEGGRIVRISPEGEVVETHPLPARCPTMCAFGGDDLRTLYVTTARQGRPAEEIERYPQSGGVFAMRVSVPGLIEKRSALRVTD, encoded by the coding sequence ATGCAGACATTGGAGTGTGTGTTGCCGGCCGCCGCGGCCCTCGGCGAGTGCCCGCGCTGGGACGAGCGCCGCGCGAAGCTGTGGTGGGTCGATATCCAGGCGCCCGCGCTGCACGGCTTCGACCCGAAGACGGGGCGGGACACGGTGATTCCGATGCCCGAGAACATCGGATGCTTCTCGCTGACCGAGGACGACGGGTTTATCGCCGGTATGCGCACGGGCATCTTTCTGCTCGATTCGAAAGGGCAGGTCGTGCGCAAGCTGTGCGCCAACCCGGAGAACCCCGCGACGAGCCGCTTCAACGATGGGCGTTGCGACGCGCATGGCCGCTTCTGGCTCGGCACGCTCGACGAGCCGAAGGCAGGCAACGCGGCATCGCTCTATTGCTACGGAAACGGCACGCTGACGAAGGTCGACGCCGGCCTGCTCACCTCGAACGGCATGGCGTTCAGTCCCGACTACGGCTGGTGCTATCACTCGGATACGCCGCGCTTTACCATCTATCGCCATCCGTATGACGTCGACAGCGGCGAGGTCGGGCCGCGCGAAGAGTGGGTGAAGTTCGAGCCGACAGCGACGGATCGCGGGCGTCCCGATGGCGCGTCGGTGGACAGCGAAGGGTACTACTGGGCCGCGCTGTATGAAGGCGGGCGCATCGTGCGGATCTCGCCCGAAGGCGAAGTGGTGGAAACGCATCCGCTGCCCGCGCGCTGTCCGACGATGTGCGCGTTCGGCGGCGACGATCTGCGCACGCTCTATGTGACGACGGCGCGTCAAGGTCGGCCCGCCGAAGAAATCGAGCGATATCCGCAGTCGGGCGGCGTGTTCGCGATGCGCGTGTCGGTGCCGGGGCTGATCGAGAAGCGCAGCGCGTTGCGCGTGACGGATTGA
- the mnmH gene encoding tRNA 2-selenouridine(34) synthase MnmH: protein MKSLLAPLDQIADFDEIVDVRTPLEFAEDHIPGATNAPVLSNEERVIIGTMYKQVSPFEATRLGAAMVSRNIAAHLETTFADRPRNWRPLIYCWRGGKRSESMTTWFNLIGWRARQLEGGYKTYRRDVVELLDTLPQRFRYIVLAGHTGSGKTRLLNALAGAHAQTLDLEALAAHRGSILGMLPNQRQPSQKAFDTALVGALRGFDTEQPVFVEAESRRIGTIALPVSLTEQIHRGTCVRVETERDERIRLLLQDYAHLFDNRALFKSQLARLVELHGRARVGEWHTLIDEDRRVELFEQLIDLHYDPAYARSTGKHFAKLPESLRFALRPTDADLHEQACALLAQLR, encoded by the coding sequence TTGAAATCGCTTCTCGCCCCGCTCGACCAGATCGCGGATTTCGATGAAATCGTCGACGTCCGTACGCCGCTCGAATTCGCCGAAGACCATATCCCCGGCGCAACCAACGCGCCCGTGCTGTCCAACGAAGAACGCGTGATCATCGGCACGATGTACAAGCAGGTGTCGCCGTTCGAAGCGACCCGGCTAGGCGCGGCAATGGTGTCGCGCAACATCGCCGCGCACCTCGAAACGACCTTCGCCGACCGTCCGCGCAACTGGCGCCCGCTCATCTATTGCTGGCGGGGCGGCAAGCGCTCCGAATCGATGACGACGTGGTTCAACCTGATCGGCTGGCGCGCGCGGCAACTGGAGGGCGGCTACAAGACCTATCGCCGCGACGTGGTCGAACTGCTCGACACCTTGCCTCAGCGGTTCCGCTACATCGTGCTCGCAGGCCACACGGGCAGCGGCAAGACGCGGCTGCTGAATGCGCTGGCGGGCGCCCATGCGCAAACGCTCGACCTCGAAGCGCTCGCCGCGCATCGAGGCTCGATTCTCGGCATGCTGCCCAACCAGCGACAGCCTTCGCAAAAGGCGTTCGATACCGCACTCGTCGGGGCATTGCGCGGCTTCGACACGGAACAGCCGGTGTTCGTCGAAGCGGAAAGCCGCCGCATCGGGACGATCGCGCTGCCTGTGTCGCTGACGGAGCAGATTCATCGCGGCACCTGCGTCCGGGTCGAAACGGAACGCGACGAGCGCATCCGTCTGCTGCTGCAGGACTATGCGCATCTGTTCGACAATCGCGCGCTCTTCAAGTCGCAACTCGCGCGGCTCGTCGAATTGCACGGCCGCGCGCGCGTCGGCGAATGGCACACGTTGATCGACGAAGACCGCCGCGTCGAACTCTTCGAGCAATTGATCGATCTGCACTACGATCCCGCGTATGCGCGCAGCACGGGCAAGCATTTTGCAAAGCTGCCCGAGTCGCTGCGCTTCGCGCTCCGGCCCACGGATGCCGATCTTCACGAGCAGGCCTGCGCGCTTCTGGCGCAGTTGCGCTGA
- the yfcF gene encoding glutathione transferase encodes MSSANALLLYVDTQFASPYAMSVFVALHEKHLTFDMRTVDLGQHANNERDYAATSITQRVPALIHDGFALSESSAITEYIDEAFEGTALYPKDRKQRARARQIQAWLRSDLMPIRSERSTEVVFFGARGDALSASARSAADKLFAACDAWIAQGAPHLFDEWSIADVDLALMLNRLALHGDDVPPHLAAYARRQWQRPSVQRWLELQRPPL; translated from the coding sequence ATGTCATCAGCCAACGCTTTGCTTCTCTACGTGGATACGCAATTCGCGAGTCCCTATGCGATGTCGGTGTTCGTCGCGCTTCACGAAAAGCATTTGACATTCGACATGCGGACCGTCGATCTCGGCCAGCATGCGAACAATGAACGCGACTACGCCGCGACTTCGATCACGCAGCGCGTGCCTGCGCTGATTCACGATGGCTTTGCGCTGTCGGAGTCGTCGGCGATCACCGAATACATCGACGAAGCATTCGAAGGCACGGCGCTTTATCCGAAGGACCGGAAACAGCGCGCACGGGCGCGTCAGATTCAGGCCTGGCTGCGCAGCGACCTGATGCCGATTCGCAGCGAGCGTTCGACGGAAGTGGTGTTCTTTGGCGCGCGTGGCGACGCGCTGTCCGCGTCGGCGCGCAGTGCTGCCGACAAGCTGTTCGCAGCCTGCGATGCATGGATCGCGCAAGGCGCACCGCATCTCTTCGATGAATGGTCGATCGCGGATGTGGACCTTGCATTGATGCTCAACCGGCTCGCGCTGCACGGCGACGACGTACCGCCGCATCTGGCCGCTTACGCACGGCGTCAATGGCAGCGGCCGTCCGTGCAGCGCTGGCTCGAACTCCAACGGCCGCCGCTATAG
- a CDS encoding GNAT family N-acetyltransferase, with amino-acid sequence MTTSLTPPGPQVDPHIREAVFPGDTESLVAIVREYVRWLDMDLSYRGFEEEMQSFEQTYTLPSGMFFIVEVDGEVAGCGGLLRHSDDVAEVKRVYVRPAYRGLALGEKIMTRVIGKAKSLGFAKLVLDSVPQTAFAQKLYERMGFTETAPYYANPVAGTRFLELVL; translated from the coding sequence ATGACGACTTCACTCACTCCACCCGGGCCTCAGGTCGACCCGCACATCCGCGAGGCGGTGTTTCCGGGCGACACGGAGTCCCTCGTCGCGATCGTTCGCGAGTACGTGCGCTGGCTCGACATGGACCTGTCGTATCGCGGCTTCGAAGAAGAGATGCAGTCGTTCGAGCAGACCTACACGTTGCCGTCCGGCATGTTCTTCATCGTTGAAGTGGATGGCGAAGTAGCCGGCTGCGGCGGCCTGCTGCGTCATTCGGATGACGTCGCCGAGGTCAAGCGCGTCTACGTGCGGCCCGCTTACCGCGGACTTGCGCTTGGCGAGAAGATCATGACGCGCGTGATCGGCAAGGCGAAGTCACTGGGCTTTGCAAAGCTCGTGCTAGATTCGGTACCTCAAACGGCATTCGCGCAAAAGCTGTACGAGCGTATGGGCTTCACGGAAACGGCGCCGTACTATGCGAATCCCGTCGCGGGAACGCGCTTTCTCGAACTCGTGCTGTGA
- a CDS encoding HPP family protein has translation MSISSVLHWCFGAQPHHVGPDHGRSDGDSGRDDGERRSPPRDERQTMLGELQRQTYLHELLRLTCADVMRKPPVTVSVDETIGGALKTLDAHHIKLLPVVDAQGLLKGVVTHVDLQPLDEVLPFLKLASDTTAPESERRGWPVTTVMSAHVKYVDPLTPLTEVIPLFTKNGHHHLPVVEEGGRVVGMLTQADIVKIMCGRPGGL, from the coding sequence ATGTCGATTTCGTCGGTATTGCACTGGTGTTTCGGGGCCCAGCCGCATCACGTCGGACCGGACCACGGCCGCAGCGACGGCGACAGCGGACGGGACGACGGCGAACGCCGCTCGCCGCCGCGGGACGAACGGCAGACGATGCTCGGCGAACTGCAGCGGCAGACCTATCTGCACGAGCTGTTGCGGCTCACCTGCGCGGATGTGATGCGCAAGCCGCCCGTCACCGTGTCCGTCGACGAGACCATCGGCGGCGCGCTGAAAACGCTCGACGCTCACCATATCAAGCTGCTCCCCGTCGTCGATGCACAAGGGCTGCTCAAAGGCGTCGTAACACATGTCGACCTGCAGCCGCTCGACGAAGTGCTGCCGTTCCTCAAGCTCGCTTCCGACACGACCGCGCCCGAAAGCGAACGGCGCGGGTGGCCTGTCACGACCGTGATGTCGGCTCACGTGAAGTACGTCGACCCGCTCACACCGCTCACGGAAGTCATTCCGCTCTTCACGAAGAACGGCCATCATCATCTGCCCGTGGTGGAAGAGGGCGGACGTGTCGTCGGCATGCTGACGCAGGCCGACATCGTGAAGATCATGTGCGGCCGTCCGGGCGGGCTGTAG
- a CDS encoding lysozyme inhibitor LprI family protein gives MKLNRSILAALGLLAMSNAHATSFNCAIAHSTAETLICHDAGLSRADDELGKLFKLAQKQAADRRAYRRDSDSKWAWREENCKDIACLADWYSTRIEEIREQLHKPAPDEERARPVDADLAAVSKPAGESAGKPKAFDTQTFARDVQQCTATTQDLVPPVQCNNVLGKRAEWQTREPASDSWFCGVAMIAPHSADGSASQ, from the coding sequence ATGAAGCTCAACCGATCCATCCTCGCCGCGCTCGGCCTGCTCGCGATGTCGAACGCGCACGCTACCAGCTTCAACTGCGCGATCGCGCATTCGACGGCCGAGACGCTGATCTGCCATGACGCCGGGCTCTCCAGAGCCGACGACGAACTCGGCAAGCTGTTCAAGCTCGCGCAGAAACAGGCCGCCGACCGTCGCGCCTACCGGCGCGACAGCGACAGCAAATGGGCATGGCGCGAAGAGAACTGCAAGGACATCGCGTGCCTGGCCGACTGGTACTCGACGCGCATCGAGGAAATCCGCGAGCAATTGCACAAGCCCGCTCCCGACGAAGAACGCGCGCGTCCCGTCGACGCCGATCTTGCCGCCGTCAGCAAGCCCGCCGGCGAATCCGCCGGCAAGCCCAAAGCATTCGACACCCAGACATTCGCCCGCGACGTACAGCAATGCACGGCCACGACTCAAGACCTCGTGCCGCCCGTGCAATGCAACAACGTGCTCGGCAAGCGCGCCGAATGGCAGACGCGCGAGCCTGCATCGGATAGCTGGTTCTGCGGCGTCGCGATGATTGCACCGCATTCGGCGGACGGCAGCGCTTCGCAATAA
- a CDS encoding bifunctional diguanylate cyclase/phosphodiesterase gives MLFSPTEQTSDAGFQSRFHRRSLEHQRPLSTVTMAFTVVAFITFVGARSLVAGPAVPLVWRLACALALALLVAAIPRTRRIWVFGGIGVAYTLVLLAGLALNVAGLDEPLLWALPAMVVISVCAAPLWLTPAHFCIGTALFYAAGTPFLLSLPHPRGDVSVVCWMWVLIAVPTAAVFHFGFYWFRRNHFLLEDRLARLAATDPLTGLQNRRAFLEQAALRLSSLESGAKVSAIFLDIDYFKSLNDQFGHAVGDQALSDVARALKDLAAAGDLVSRIGGEEFALLHDAALRPAAQLAETLRVAIGRIARPDGKLSASFGVAEYRPGESVMALLDRADEALLRAKYSGRNRVCAERATLVDPVRLTWTHDAKDGAGVEPARQQWDDFWLTSHFQPLYSLSHQKQVGFEALLRGEREDGAQVPPAVLFSPKPFSDQGELDRVSHALHLGNARRLIPDDAWVFLNILPSTFVADGYPEQLAQITRLAGIACGRVVLELLESHGGSVDDLSRAASQYRDHGFLIAVDDFGAGHSNLDRLLRIRPDLVKLDGELIRAKSPGADQPILPRLVSLLHQAGMLVVVEGVETTEQLILAVESNVDFAQGFLLGRPSPSVTPPDAVHRRIDHAFDVIAEGRAHQHALFESEVLPYRQALDAGVDAWLKGTPLTDAFFDLAQLELCISCFVLDDTGRQIGHELPGKASAIEGGSLHPVANPRDARWDHRPYFRNAVLKPGVPITSSPYLSLASGRPCIAVTVALQSDAGRCVVGAELDWSLQRLPWPTAEHW, from the coding sequence ATGCTTTTTTCCCCGACGGAACAGACGTCCGACGCCGGATTTCAAAGCCGGTTTCACCGACGTTCGCTGGAACATCAGCGGCCCCTTTCTACCGTGACGATGGCGTTCACCGTCGTCGCCTTCATCACCTTCGTGGGCGCACGCAGCCTGGTCGCAGGACCGGCTGTGCCGCTCGTGTGGCGGCTCGCGTGCGCGCTGGCCCTTGCGCTGCTCGTTGCCGCCATTCCGCGCACGCGCCGCATCTGGGTCTTCGGCGGCATCGGTGTCGCGTACACGCTCGTGCTGCTGGCGGGGCTCGCGCTGAACGTCGCCGGACTCGATGAGCCGCTGTTATGGGCGCTGCCGGCGATGGTCGTCATTTCCGTCTGCGCCGCGCCGCTATGGCTGACGCCCGCGCACTTCTGTATCGGCACCGCGCTCTTCTACGCAGCGGGCACGCCTTTTCTGTTGAGCCTGCCGCATCCGCGCGGCGACGTCAGCGTCGTGTGCTGGATGTGGGTGCTGATCGCCGTGCCGACGGCGGCCGTGTTTCACTTCGGCTTCTACTGGTTCCGGCGCAATCACTTCCTGCTCGAAGACCGGCTCGCGCGCCTCGCTGCCACCGATCCGCTGACGGGCCTGCAAAACCGCCGTGCGTTTCTCGAACAGGCGGCGTTGCGTCTGTCGTCGCTGGAAAGCGGCGCGAAGGTCAGCGCGATCTTTCTCGACATCGACTACTTCAAGTCGCTCAACGACCAGTTCGGGCACGCCGTCGGCGATCAGGCGCTGTCGGACGTGGCGCGCGCACTGAAGGATCTGGCGGCGGCGGGAGACCTGGTGAGCCGTATCGGCGGCGAGGAATTCGCGCTCCTGCACGACGCGGCGCTGCGCCCCGCTGCGCAGCTCGCGGAAACGCTGCGCGTGGCGATCGGGCGCATCGCGCGGCCCGACGGGAAATTGAGCGCGAGCTTTGGCGTCGCGGAATACCGGCCGGGCGAGAGCGTAATGGCGCTGCTCGACCGCGCGGACGAGGCGCTGCTGCGCGCCAAGTATTCGGGGCGCAACCGCGTGTGCGCGGAGCGTGCGACCCTCGTCGATCCCGTGCGCCTCACATGGACGCACGACGCGAAGGACGGCGCAGGGGTGGAGCCCGCCCGCCAGCAATGGGACGATTTCTGGCTGACATCGCATTTCCAGCCGCTTTATAGCCTTTCGCATCAGAAGCAGGTCGGCTTCGAGGCGCTGCTGCGCGGCGAGCGCGAGGACGGCGCGCAAGTGCCGCCCGCCGTGCTGTTTTCGCCGAAGCCGTTCAGCGATCAGGGCGAGCTCGACCGCGTGAGCCACGCGCTGCATCTCGGCAACGCACGCCGTCTGATTCCCGACGATGCGTGGGTGTTCCTGAACATTCTGCCGTCGACGTTCGTCGCCGACGGCTATCCGGAACAACTCGCGCAGATCACGCGCCTGGCGGGCATTGCGTGCGGGCGCGTGGTGCTCGAACTGCTCGAATCGCACGGCGGCAGCGTCGACGACCTGTCGCGCGCGGCGAGCCAGTATCGCGACCACGGCTTTCTGATCGCCGTCGACGACTTCGGCGCCGGGCATTCGAACCTCGACCGCCTGCTGCGCATCCGGCCCGATCTGGTGAAGCTGGACGGCGAACTGATCCGCGCGAAGAGTCCCGGCGCCGACCAGCCGATTCTGCCCAGGCTCGTGTCGCTGCTGCATCAGGCGGGCATGCTCGTCGTGGTGGAAGGTGTCGAGACGACGGAGCAGCTGATTCTCGCCGTCGAATCGAATGTGGATTTCGCGCAGGGCTTTCTGCTGGGCCGTCCTTCGCCGTCCGTCACGCCGCCCGATGCCGTGCACCGGCGCATCGATCACGCGTTCGATGTGATTGCGGAAGGGCGCGCGCACCAGCACGCGCTATTCGAATCGGAAGTGCTGCCGTACCGCCAGGCGCTCGATGCAGGCGTCGACGCATGGCTCAAGGGCACGCCGCTCACCGACGCGTTCTTCGATCTCGCGCAACTGGAACTGTGCATCAGCTGCTTCGTGCTCGACGATACGGGCCGGCAGATCGGGCACGAATTACCGGGCAAGGCGTCGGCGATCGAAGGCGGATCGCTGCATCCCGTTGCGAATCCGCGCGATGCACGCTGGGATCATCGTCCGTATTTCCGCAACGCGGTGTTGAAGCCGGGCGTGCCGATCACGAGCAGCCCGTATCTGTCGCTGGCGAGCGGCAGGCCGTGTATTGCCGTGACGGTCGCGTTGCAGTCGGATGCCGGGCGCTGCGTGGTCGGCGCGGAGCTGGACTGGTCGCTGCAGCGCTTGCCCTGGCCGACGGCCGAGCATTGGTGA